The window GGTGGCGAAGGTCTTGCCCGGCTGGCGCACCTTGCGGCCCATGGCGCGCAGGCCGTCGAACGCCTGCGGCGAGGTGACTTCGTGCACCAAATGGCGGTCGATATACAGCAGCGGCGTTTCGTTCGGCGCTTCGTACACCACGTGGGCATCGTACAGCTTCTGATATAAGGTCTTGGCCATGTTATGCCCCCTGGGTTACAAAGCGGGCGATGATGTCGCCCATTTCATCGGTGCTGACGGCTTTGCCTTCACCGGCCAGATCGGCGGTGCGGTAGCCCTGTTCCAACGCCTGGTTGATGGCGCGTTCAACGGCGTCGGCCGCTTCATCGGCGCCCAGGCTGTAACGCAACAGCAGGGTGGCGGACAGGATCTGAGCTACCGGGTTGGCGATGCCTTTACCCGCTATGTCCGGCGCGGAGCCCCCGGCCGGCTCATACAACCCGAAGCCTTGTTCGTTCAGGCTGGCGGACGGCAGCATGCCCATCGAGCCGGTGATCATCGCGCACTCGTCGGACAGGATGTCGCCGAACAGGTTGGAGCACAGCAGCACGTCGAACTGGGACGGATCTTTAATCAGCTGCATGGTGGCGTTGTCGATGTACATGTGCGAGAGCGAGACGTCCGGATAGTCTTTGGCGACCTGATTGACCACTTCACGCCACAGGATAGAGCTTTGCAACACGTTGGCCTTGTCGATAGAGGTGACCTTGTTGCGGCGCTTGCGGGCGGATTCGAAGGCGATGCGCGCGATGCGTTCAATTTCGAAACGGTGATAGACCTCGGTATCAAAGGCGCGTTCCTGCATGCCCTGGCCTTCGCGTCCCTTCGGCTGGCCGAAGTAGATGCCGCCGGTCAATTCCCGCACGCACAGGATATCGAATCCGCGCGCGGCGATGTCGGCGCGCAGTGGGCAAAACGCTTCCAGGCCCTGGTACAAACGCGCAGGGCGCAGGTTGCTGAACAGCTTGAAGTGTTTGCGCAGCGGCAGCAGGGCGCCGCGTTCAGGCTGCTCGGCCGGCGGCAAATGCTCCCATTTCGGGCCGCCTACCGAACCGAACAGGATCGCATCCGCCTGCTCGCAGCCGGCGACGGTCGCAGGCGGCAGCGGGCTGCCGTGGCGATCGATGGCGATGCCGCCGACGTCGTATTCGGCGGTGGTGATGCGGATATCAAAGCGCTGACGCACCGCGTCCAGCACCTTGTGCGCCTGAGCCATTACTTCCGGGCCGATTCCGTCTCCGGGCAAGACGGCAATATGGTAAGTCTTCGTCATGTTCACACCGTTTCCTGATTATTTTGATGTTTGCTTTGCTGCAGACGCTGCTTTTCTTTTTCTACCTGCTGTGAGCGCCAAATATTATTCAATACGTGAACCATCGCCTTGGCGGAGGATTCGACGATGTCGGTCGCCAGGCCTACGCCGTGGAAGCGGCGGCCGTTGTAGGACACCACGATATCCACCTGGCCCAGCGCGTCGCGGCCCTGGCCCTTGGCGGTCAGCTGGTATTTCACCAGTTCGATAGGGTAATCGGTGATGCGGTTGATCGCCTGGTAGACCGCGTCGACCGGGCCGTTGCCGGTGGCCGCTTCGGCTTTTTCTTCGCCGCCGCAGATCAATTTCACCGAGGCGGTGGCCATAATGCTGCTGCCGGACTGCACGCTGAAGTAATCCAGGCTGAAATGCTCCGGCTCTTCCTGCTGCTTGTTAATGAAAGCCAAAGCTTCCAGATCGTAATCGAACACCTGGCCCTTCTTGTCGGCCAGCTTCAGGAAGGCGGCGTAAAGCGTGTCCAGGTTGTAGTCCTGTTCCTGATAGCCCATCTCTTCCATGCGGTGTTTCACCGCCGCGCGGCCGGAACGTGAGGTCAGGTTCAGCTGCACGTCTTTCAGGCCGATCGACTGCGGGGTCATGATTTCGTAGTTTTCGCGGTTCTTCAGCACGCCGTCCTGATGGATGCCGGAGGAGTGGGCGAAGGCGTTGGAACCGACGATGGCCTTGTTGGCCGGGATCGGCATATTGCACAGTTGGCTGACTATCTGGCTGGTACGGAAGATTTCCTGGTGGTTGATGTTGGTGTGCACGTTCATGATGTCCTGGCGCACCTTAATCGCCATGATCACCTCTTCCAACGAGCAGTTGCCGGCGCGTTCGCCGATGCCGTTCAGGGTGCCTTCGACCTGGCGTGCGCCGGCCTGCACCGCGGCGATGGAGTTGCCGACCGCCATGCCCAGATCGTCGTGGCAGTGTACGGAGATGATGGCTTTGTCGATGTTCGGCACCCGGTCGTACAGGGTGGTGATGATGCCGCCAAACTGGTTCGGCGTGGTGTAGCCGACGGTGTCCGGGATGTTGATGGTGGTGGCGCCGGCGTTAATGGCGGCTTCGACCACCCGACACAGGTTGTCGATCGGCGTGCGGCCGGCGTCTTCACAGGAGAATTCCACGTCGTCGGTGTAGTTGCGAGCGCGTTTGACCGAGCGCACCGCCATCTCCAGCACTTCATCGAACGAACGCTTCAATTTCGATTCGATGTGCAGGGTCGAGGTGGCCAGGAAAACGTGGATGCGGAAGGCCTCGGCGACGCGCAGCGCTTCGGCGGCCACGTCGATGTCTTTATCTACGCAGCGCGCCAGCCCGCAGACGCGGCTGTTCTTGATTTGGCGGGCGATGGTTTGCACGGATTCGAAGTCACCCGGCGAGGAGACCGGGAAGCCGACCTCCATCACGTCGACGCCCATTCTTTCCAGCGCCATCGCAATCTGAATCTTTTCTTTGACGCTCAGGCTGGCCTGCAGCGCCTGTTCACCGTCGCGCAGCGTGGTATCGAAAATAATGACTTGTTGGCTCATCGGGGCGTTCCTTATCGTGTTGATTTCACGCTAAGCGGGTAAAAAAAAACCCGCGCAGTAGCGCGGGTTTTTTATGGGGGATGGGCTGAATCAGCTCCGAATTCCATCCACCGGCATACCGCGCAAACAAGATGCGTTAAGTAGTAGGCCTAGTAGACGTTGAGTACGGATCATGAGGGTTCAGCTTCTCTTAATTTGTGTGTTGCCTAATTTGATACGTGATTGGCTTGGCGATGTCAACACCTGATTGAATGCGCGGGCAAGGCGGCGTCGATAAATTGGCGTCGGGGGAAAGTAGAGGATAGTTCGGTGAAAAAGCCTCTGGTCAGAGAAAAAACAGGGGGCGGTTTGCGCGCTGCTTAGCATAAACGAATCGAATATATACGGCGGCAATTGCTTCTGTTCCTCATTGGGTTAAAATTTATGGGAAGCAATAAGAGGTGCCGGCTGCGGGGAATAGGCTGTTTTTTATTGTTTTAGTAAATGATTTAAATAAAATGTATATATTTTATTTATTGCTTTAAGAATAACCCTCCCATAGCTGCGCCTTTACATACGTTATTGATGGGTTTTTAAGTAGTTTGATTGTTCATGATGTGTTTTTATAGTCTGGATTATTAATCCGGGGCCGGTTTTATAGCTTCATTGTTGTTGCTACCTATTTATTAGTACGGAATTGGCTGGGTACCTCTCGGTTGAGTGAGGGGTTTCTGATATGCGCCCTATATTCGTTTTATACCATGACATTTATCGACAGAATTGAAGGGTGCTGGTTGTGTCGTGTGGGAATAAATCAATGCGGCTTATCATTGTTTCTCCTACATAGGGATTGGATTATCTACACAGGATTGAGTGGAGTGAAATATGGCTGAATACGATTCAGAAGTGACCATGGTTAAAGAACCGTCGGATATTCATTTGCGCAGCGTCGATCTTAATTTGTTGACCGTTTTTGACTCTGTTATGCAAATGCAGAATATTACGCGAGCCGCTAATTCGTTGGGAATGTCGCAGCCGGCGGTGAGCAACGCCGTTGCGCGCCTGAAGGTGATGTTTAACGACGAACTGTTCGTGCGCTGCGGGCGCGGGATCCAGCCCACCATGCGCGCCAGACAACTGTTTGGGCCGGTACGCCAGGCGCTGCAGCTGGTGCAAAATGAGCTGCCCGGCGCCGAGTTCGAACCCTTCACCAGCGCGCGGGTTTTCTCGTTGTCGCTGTGCAGCCCGCTCGATTTACGCCTGGGAGCGAACATAATCAACCATGTTAAACAGATCGCGCCTCAGCTTAATTTACAAATAAAGTCATACATTAACGATAACATAGAACATCAATTGCGTTATCAGAATGTGGAATTCGTCATCGGCTACAGTCATTTTGAATCGGCGGAATTCCGCAATATAGCATTATTTGACGATGAGTTAGTGCTGGCGGTGGCTCAGGAACATCCGCGCATGACCGACGGCGTTACGCGGGATCAGATTTTAACGGAACAACATGCGGTAGTTTCTCTGGAAAGTTTCGGATCGTTCAGCAAACCTTACTATACCGATGAATTTATGCAGCGCGCGGTTATTCAACAATGCACTGACTTATACAGCGTATTGAATATGGTTTCCCTTACGGAGATGGTCGCCATTGCTCCGGCATGGCTGGTGCGACAGCAGGCGGCCTCACTGAAAATAAAAGCGCTGCCGTTATGGCGGGAAGAAAGTAAGGCGACCTGCTATCTGTCCTGGCATGATTCTTCGGAGAGAGATAAAGGGCATCAATGGATGAAATCCGTCCTGGCCGAAGCGGGGGCCCATAAATAAACCGGCGGTTGATTATTTCCAGGGCGTGATAATAACCATGATGATGGAGGAGACGTGACGAAAAGGTAAGAACTATCTGTGCTTTTATTAAGATGTTTCTTGGCGATAGGGTGATGCTTTAATAGTTTTTGACGTTGCCATGATGAATTTATGAGAAACAGTTAATATGAAGTTATATTCTGCTCCTGCCATTTTTACTGGTGTTTTTATCTGATGTTAAAGATCGGCCCGCAGGGGCCGCATTTTGTTGCCGGCATAAAACCTTTTCACCGCCCCTTTGTCCAATCTGTAGGTGCGGTGAGGGTTGCTAAAGTTTTGGCTCACACCTCTACGCTGAAAATGCTTTTCCCGCTGTCAGAGAGTAGGTAGACTGCGCGAAAAAAAGTAAACACGTGTAAGCTGAGATGCAGGGCGAAAGGCCCTTCGAGGCTAACTGTTTGATTCATTTCAGGCTCAGAGCGCTATGATCAATAATCTGCTGCAATACCATCTGACTCATCGTATACAGCACCAGGCTTCCCACCGCGCCGATCGCACAGCTTTTCGCCAATGGTCTCCCCAGGGAGAGACGCAGCTTAGCTGGCGGCAGGCCGATATGCACATTACCCGCATCGCCAGCGCGTTGCTGGCGCTGGGCGCCGAAGTTCAGGAACGTATCGCGATATTTGCCAATAACAGCATGGCCTGGTCGTTGGCCGATTTGGCCATTCTGCAGCTGCGTGGGGTCAGCGTGCCGCTGTATGCCACCAATACGCCGGCCCAGGCGGCCTTTATCATTAATGACGCTGATATTCGCATCCTGTTCGTCGGCGAGCAGGCGCAGCTGGATGCGGCGATCGCTCTGCGCGGCGTGTGCCCGCAGTTGAGCCACATTATCGCGTTCGATGACGGTGTGGATCTGCGTGGCTGTGAGATTGCCCGGCACCTGAACGCCTTTGAGCGGGAAACCGAGCCGGCGGCGTATCAAGCGCAGCGGCTGCAGCGCATCGCAGACTGCTGCCTGGAGGATCTTTTCACGCTGATCTACACCTCGGGCACCACCGGTGAGCCCAAGGGCGTAATGCTGGATTACCGCAACCTGGCGGCGCAGCTTTATCTGCACGATGAGCGCCTGACGGTAAATGACGAAGACGTCTCGCTCAGCTTCCTGCCGCTATCGCACGTATTTGAACGCGCCTGGAGCTTTTTCATTATGCATTCCGGCGCGCAAAACGTGTATCTGCCGAATACCGATTGGGTGCGCGAGGCGATGGCGCAGGTGCGCCCGACGCTGATGTGCGCGGTGCCGCGTTTCTACGAGAAGATCTTCAGCGCGGTACAGGAAAAGGTGGCGCGGGCCCCCTGGCTGCGCCGCGCGCTGTTCCATTGGGCGATCGTCTGCGGTGAACGCAAGTTCCTGCAGGAGCGCGCCGGTAAACCTCTGGGCAAGCTGTTTGTGCGCTCTCACCGCTGGGCCGATAAGCTGGTGCTGAGCAAGCTGCGCGGCATTCTTGGCGGACGGGTGCGATTCCTGCCTGCGGCGGGCGCCAAGCTGGATGACAACGTGATTCTGTTTTTCCAGGCGATAGGCGTCAACATCAAGTACGGCTACGGCATGACCGAAACCTGCGCCACTGTTTCCTGTTGGGAAGAGGGCACTTTCCGCTTTGGCTCTATCGGCAAGCCGCTGCCGGGCGTAGAGGTGCGCATTGGCGAGGAAAATGAGATCCAGCTGCGCGGGCCGATCGTTATGCGCGGTTATTTCAACAAACCGCTGGAAACTGCCGCTTCTTTTACCGCCGACGGCTGGCTGAAGACCGGCGACGCCGGCGCGATCGATGAAGAGGGCAACCTGTTTATTACCGAACGCCTGAAAGATTTGATGAAAACCTCCGGCGGCAAGTATATCGCGCCGCAGATGCTGGAGGGTGCGCTGGCGCAGGATCGCTTTATCGAACAGGTGGCTATCATCGCCGATGCGCGCAAGTTTGTTTCCGCGCTGATCGTGCCCTGCTTCGAATCCCTGGAAGAATATGCGAAGTCGATCAATTTGAAATATCAGGATCGGCTGGATCTGCTGCGCCACAGCCATATCATCGAGATGTTCGAGCACCGCCTGCGCGATATGCAAAAGGAGCTGGCGCGCTTCGAGCAGGTGAAGAAGTTTACCCTGCTGCCCGCGGCCTTCTCGATGGAGCTGGGCGAGCTGACGCCGACCCTGAAGCTGCGCCGCAAGGTGATCCTGCAGCGTTACCGGCGTGAAATAGATTCGATGTACGCAGAGCAGGCCTGAAACCGCCGCCGGCCCTGTCCGGCGAAAAAAACGGCAGATTCTCCGCCTGATATAGTTCTGTAATTCCCTACCGGTTTGAAACAATGCCTAGCCTGATCGCCACAGGGCTAGCGCATTGTTTTTATAAAGCGCCAATCTCCAGCCGCTTGGCAATAACCCTTGCATCGCTAAGCCATTTTGCCGTTTGCCTGCCCCATATTCTGACGTTATGTTAATCAGTTATAGTCAATCCATAAAAACGTTGGGGCATTAGCCCGCAGCAGGCGCCACGTTCCGGCGCCAGACAAGAATAAGCAAGCCTGGAGGCAAACCCATGGAGATGTTGTCAGGAGCCGAGATGGTCGTTCGATCGTTGATCGATCAGGGCGTTAAGCACGTATTCGGCTATCCGGGCGGGGCGGTACTCGATATCTACGACGCCCTGCATACGGTTGGGGGAATCGATCATATTCTGGTGCGCCACGAGCAGGGAGCGGTACACATGGCCGACGGCTATGCGCGCGCCACCGGTGAAGTCGGCGTGGTGCTGGTGACCTCAGGCCCTGGCGCCACCAACGCCATCACCGGTATCGCCACCGCCTATATGGACTCCATTCCGATGGTGGTGCTGTCAGGCCAGGTTCCCAGCTCGCTGATTGGCTACGACGCCTTTCAGGAGTGCGACATGGTGGGGATCTCGCGTCCGGTGGTGAAGCACAGCTTCCTGGTGAAGCGCACCGAAGACATTCCCGGCGTGCTGAAAAAAGCCTTCTATCTGGCGTCGACCGGCCGGCCCGGGCCGGTAGTGATCGACCTGCCGAAAGACATCGTCGGCCCGGCGGTCAGGCTGCCTTACGCCTACCCGCAAGAGGTGAGCATGCGCTCCTATAACCCGACGGTGCAGGGGCACCGCGGGCAGATCAAGCGTGCGTTGCAAACCATTCTGGCGGCCAAGCGGCCGGTGATGTACGTCGGCGGCGGGGCGATCAACGCGGCCTGCGACGCGGAACTGCTGGCGCTGGCGGAAAAGCTCAACCTGCCGGTGACCTGCACCCTGATGGGGTTGGGCGCTTTCCCCGGCACCCACCGTCAGAGCGTCGGCATGCTCGGCATGCACGGCACCTATGAAGCCAACAAGACCATGCACCACTCCGATGTGATTTTCGCCGTCGGGGTGCGTTTCGATGACCGCACCACCAACAATCTGGCCAAGTACTGCCCAGACGCCACCGTGCTGCACATTGATATCGACCCGACCTCGATTTCCAAAACGGTGGACGCCGATATTCCGATCGTCGGCGACGCCAGGCAGGTGCTGACCCAGATGCTGGAGCTGCTGGCGCAGGACGATAAAACGCAGGACCTCGATGCGCTGCGCGACTGGTGGCGGTCTATCGAACAGTGGCGCGCGCGCGACTGCCTGGGCTACGACAAGCACAGCGGCACCATCAAACCGCAGGCGGTGATAGAAACGCTGCATCGCCTGACCAAGGGGGACGCCTATGTGACCTCCGATGTGGGCCAGCACCAGATGTTCGCCGCGCTCTATTACCCGTTCGATAAGCCGCGCCGCTGGATCAACTCCGGTGGCCTCGGCACCATGGGCTTCGGCTTGCCGGCGGCGCTGGGCGTCAAGCTGGCGTTGCCGGACGAAACCGTGGTGTGCGTAACCGGCGATGGCAGCATTCAAATGAATATCCAGGAGCTGTCCACTGCGCTGCAGTACAATCTGCCGGTGGTGGTGGTGAACCTGAACAACCGCTATCTGGGCATGGTGAAGCAGTGGCAGGACATGATTTACTCCGGCCGTCACTCGCAATCTTATATGGATTCACTGCCGGACTTCGTCCGGTTGGCGGAGGCTTACGGCCATATCGGCATCGCCATTCGCACGCCGGACGAGCTGGAAAGCAAGCTGGCGCAGGCGCTGGCCGAAAAAGAACGGCTGGTGTTTGTCGACGTGACCGTCGATGAGACCGAACATGTTTATCCAATGCAGATCCGCGGTGGAAGCATGGACGAGATGTGGTTAAGCAAAACGGAGAGGACCTGATCATGCGCCGTATTTTATCTGTATTGCTGGAAAACGAATCCGGGGCGTTATCGCGCGTGGTTGGGCTGTTCTCTCAGCGCGGTTATAACATTGAAAGCCTGACGGTGGCGCCGACCGACGATCCTACGCTGTCGCGCATGACTATCCAAACCGTTGGCGATGAAAAGGTGCTGGAGCAGATCGAAAAGCAGCTGCACAAGCTGGTGGACGTGCTGCGCGTCAGTGAACTGGTGCAGGGCGCCCATGTCGAACGCGAAATCATGCTGGTGAAGCTGCAGGCCAGCGGCTATGGCCGCGAAGAAGTGAAGCGCTGCGCCGATATCTTCCGCGGCCAGATCGTTGACGTCACCGCCACGCTTTACACCGTTCAGCTGGCGGGCACCAGCGACAAGCTGGACGCCTTCCTGAACGCGGTGCGCGAAGTGGCGGAGATCGTGGAAGTGGCGCGCTCCGGCGTGGTCGGCGTATCGCGCGGCGACAAAATCATGCGCTGAAGTCTGGCTCAGTATAATCTGAGGGCGCGGCCCGGCTGCACCCTCAGATTTTCGGCGTTTTTTGCCCGTTTGCTGGCACCTTTCGGCAAAAGCGGTTGCTCGGCAGTGTTTTCTGCTGTTAGATCGCAGAGGCTGGATTGAATAACCGCACGGGATGCGATGGTTAATCCGAGCCCAGCTTACTCTTCTATTTTCAGCGTCATTAAGGGGTTAACGTGAAACTGGATGAAATCGCGCGTCTCGCGGGCGTTTCGCGCACCACGGCCAGTTATGTCATCAACGGCAAGGCGAAGCAGTATCGTGTCAGCGATAAAACCGTCGACAAAGTGATGGCCGTGGTCAGGGAGCACAACTATCACCCGAATGCCGTCGCGGCTGGGCTGCGCGCCGGGCGAACCCGTTCCATCGGGTTGGTGATACCGGATCTGGAAAATACCAGCTATACCCGCATCGCCAACTATCTTGAGCGCCAGGCGCGTCAGCGCGGCTATCAGTTGCTGATCGCCTGTTCGGAAGATCAGCCGGATAACGAAATGCGCTGCATTGAGCACCTGCTGCAGCGCCAGGTAGACGCGATTATCGTTTCCACCGCGTTGCCGCCGGAACACCCGTTTTATCAACGCTGGGCTAACGATCCGCTGCCGATCATCGCACTGGACCGTGCGTTGGATCGCGAGCATTTCATCAGCGTGGTGGGCGCCGATCAGGAAGACGCCTTTGCGCTGGCGCAGGAGCTGCGCACTTTTCCGGCGGAGTCGGTGTTGTATCTGGGGGCGTTGCCGGAGCTTTCCGTCAGCTTCCTGCGTGAGCAGGGGTTCCGCCAGGCCTGGCAGGATGACCCGCGCCATGTCGACTATCTTTATGCCAACAGCTACGAGCGCGAAGCCGCCGGCGCGTTGTTTGCCGAATGGCTGAAAACGCACCCGATGCCGCAGGCGCTGTTCACGACTTCGTTCTCTTTGCTGCAGGGAGTGATGGACGTTACGTTGAAGCAGCGTGGCCGCTTGCCGACCGATCTGGCGATCGCCACCTTTGGCGACCATGAACTGCTCGACTTCCTGGAGTGCCCGGTGCTGGCGGTGGCGCAGCGTCATCGCGACGTGGCTGAACGGGTGCTGGAGCTGGTACTGGCCAGCCTGGACGAGCCACGCAAACCGAAACCGGGCCTGACGCGCATTCGCCGCAACCTGTTCCGCCGCGGCAGCCTCAGCCGCAAGTAATCTGCATTATCTTCACGGTGCCCGTTTGCCGGGCGCCGTGAATAACCTCACGCGTACCCCGCAAGCATTTGCTGCCGCCGGCGCCAACGTTCCCCCCGGTGCTGACGCGAAGCGATTAAAATCCAACTTTCAAAAAAGTACATTAAAAACAATATGTTGAGATTTTTTGGTTTCAGCGGAGGAATTTTGCAGAAAAAATTGTGGGAATTAAGGTGCAAGAAAATGAAACCATAATTGTAAACAGGTATTTTGAGAATAATCTTACCGAATTGATTTGAATCGAAATTAGCTCTCCTCGTAATATCCGAGCCATTTATTTTTTCTGTGGTCTCATCATTAGCGCTGCAATTGAAGTAAAATAGCGCGCGGTTCCGTCGGCAATAACCGTTGAGCGTTATTAACTCAAGGGCTTATGGCATATTCCGCCGCCGATTGTGCTCAGCGCCGGGCCTTGGCCGACGCGGCCCGCCGCAGGATACAGGCATGCGATTGCCGAGCTGAAAAATGAGACATCGATTGCAGAAGGAAGTAATGAGTTAATTAATCGCCAATTTGTCAGGTTTTTAATCAGGCTCTTTCCGCTAAGAAAATTCTCTCCGTTTATCATGGTGTTAATTTTTAATCGTCGAATAAATAGAGTTCCTTTCGCGAGTCAGCTCCCAAAATGACCAGAGAAATATTGCCAAAGCGCAGCCGCTCTGGCTTGACAAGGTTTTCATACCCTCCGTAAACTCCATTATGTGGGAATTTGTGGGGTAAAGTGGTGAAAACGGTCATGAAGGGGTAGCTCAGGAATGTTCCGTGGAGCAACGATGGTCAACCTCGACAGCAAAGGGCGGCTTGCCGTACCAACCCGATATCGGGATTTGCTGAACGAGGAATCGCAAGGCCAAATGGTTTGTACCATTGACCTCCATCAGCCCTGCCTGCTGCTTTACCCGCTGCCCGAATGGGAAATTATTGAACAAAAATTGTCTCGTCTGTCGAGCATGAATCCCGCCGAGCGCCGCGTTCAGCGCTTGTTATTGGGGCATGCCAGTGAGTGTCAGATGGATAGTGCCGGTCGATTGCTGTTGGCAAGTACGCTCAGACAGCACGCCGGGCTTACTAAAGAAGTGATGCTGGTCGGGCAGTTCAACAAGTTTGAACTGTGGGATGAACAGACCTGGTATCAACAAGTCAAGGATGATATTGACGCTGAACAGTCGACTCAGGAACCGTTGTCTGAGCGGCTACAGGACTTGTCGCTATAAGCATGTTGGAAAACTATAAACACACCACCGTACTGTTGGATGAGGCGGTTAACGGCCTCAACATCCGCAGCAACGGCACATATATCGACGGTACTTTTGGCCGCGGTGGCCATTCGCGTCTGATTCTGTCCCAACTGGGGCCGGAAGGACGCTTGCTGGCAATTGACCGCGACCCTCAGGCGATTGCAGCCGCTGAATCTATTGACGACCCTCGTTTTACCATCGTACACGGCCCATTTTCCGATTTGTCACACTATGTGCGGGAACGCGAACTGGTGGGGCAAATTGACGGTGTTCTGCTCGATCTGGGCGTTTCTTCGCCGCAGCTGGACGACGCGGAGCGCGGTTTCTCCTTTATGCGCGACGGCCCGCTGGACATGCGCATGGACCCTTCCACCGGCCTGTCCGCCGCCGAATGGTTGATGAAAGCCGAAGCCGACGACATCGCCTGGGTGCTGAAAACCTTTGGCGAAGAGCGTTTCGCCAAGCGCATCGCCCGCGCCATCGTGGAAAAGAATCGGGTTGAGCCGATGACGCGCACCAAGCAACTGGCCGATCTGATCGCCGACGCCAGCCCGTTCCGTGAGAAGCACAAGCATCCGGCAACGCGCAGCTTCCAGGCGATCCGCATTTATATCAACAGCGAGCTGGAAGAGATCGAGCGCGCGCTCGACGGCGCGCTGGAAGTGCTGGCCCCCGAGGGCCGTTTGTCGATCATCAGCTTCCACTCGCTGGAGGATCGCATCGTCAAACGTTTTATGCGCCACCACAGTCGCGGCGCCCAGGTGCCGGCCGGTATTCCGCTGACCGAAGAGCAGCTGCGCGGCATGGGCGGGCGGACGCTCAAAGCGCTGGGCAAGATGATGCCTTCGGACGCTGAAGTGGCGGAAAACCCACGCGCCCGCAGTTCGGTGCTGCGTATTGCCGAGAGGATGCCCGCGTGATCGGTAACGAACGTCACGGCCTGGTCGGGGTGATTGGCGGCGACCTGCTGCGCAACGCCAAGATCCCATTGATTTTACTGGTTGCTTCGCTGGTCTCCGCCGTTTTTGTGGTGACCACCGCCCACCGCACCCGCCTGCTGACCGCCGAGCGCGAGCAGCTGGTGCTTGAGCGGGACGCGCTGGATATCGAGTGGCGCAACCTGATTCTGGAAGAGAACGCCCTCGGCGATCACAGCCGGGTTGAACGTATTTCGACTGAAAAACTGCAGATGCAACATGTTGATCCATCGCAGGAAAATATCATCGTTAAACAATGAATGGTTTAACCGGAATAATGACACGGAGTAGAAAGGAAACGCATGAAAGCAGCGCGCCCCGGTAAGTTGAAACGCCAGGAAGATCAGGCCAGCTTTGTAAGCTGGCGTTTTGCGTTGCTGTGCGGCTGTATTTTGTTGGCGCTGGTGGGGTTGATGCTGCGCGTGGCCTACCTGCAGGTCATCAATCCGGACCGCCTGGTGAAAGAAGGCGACTTGCGCTC is drawn from Serratia entomophila and contains these coding sequences:
- the ilvI gene encoding acetolactate synthase 3 large subunit; translated protein: MEMLSGAEMVVRSLIDQGVKHVFGYPGGAVLDIYDALHTVGGIDHILVRHEQGAVHMADGYARATGEVGVVLVTSGPGATNAITGIATAYMDSIPMVVLSGQVPSSLIGYDAFQECDMVGISRPVVKHSFLVKRTEDIPGVLKKAFYLASTGRPGPVVIDLPKDIVGPAVRLPYAYPQEVSMRSYNPTVQGHRGQIKRALQTILAAKRPVMYVGGGAINAACDAELLALAEKLNLPVTCTLMGLGAFPGTHRQSVGMLGMHGTYEANKTMHHSDVIFAVGVRFDDRTTNNLAKYCPDATVLHIDIDPTSISKTVDADIPIVGDARQVLTQMLELLAQDDKTQDLDALRDWWRSIEQWRARDCLGYDKHSGTIKPQAVIETLHRLTKGDAYVTSDVGQHQMFAALYYPFDKPRRWINSGGLGTMGFGLPAALGVKLALPDETVVCVTGDGSIQMNIQELSTALQYNLPVVVVNLNNRYLGMVKQWQDMIYSGRHSQSYMDSLPDFVRLAEAYGHIGIAIRTPDELESKLAQALAEKERLVFVDVTVDETEHVYPMQIRGGSMDEMWLSKTERT
- the ilvN gene encoding acetolactate synthase small subunit, with protein sequence MRRILSVLLENESGALSRVVGLFSQRGYNIESLTVAPTDDPTLSRMTIQTVGDEKVLEQIEKQLHKLVDVLRVSELVQGAHVEREIMLVKLQASGYGREEVKRCADIFRGQIVDVTATLYTVQLAGTSDKLDAFLNAVREVAEIVEVARSGVVGVSRGDKIMR
- the cra gene encoding catabolite repressor/activator, coding for MKLDEIARLAGVSRTTASYVINGKAKQYRVSDKTVDKVMAVVREHNYHPNAVAAGLRAGRTRSIGLVIPDLENTSYTRIANYLERQARQRGYQLLIACSEDQPDNEMRCIEHLLQRQVDAIIVSTALPPEHPFYQRWANDPLPIIALDRALDREHFISVVGADQEDAFALAQELRTFPAESVLYLGALPELSVSFLREQGFRQAWQDDPRHVDYLYANSYEREAAGALFAEWLKTHPMPQALFTTSFSLLQGVMDVTLKQRGRLPTDLAIATFGDHELLDFLECPVLAVAQRHRDVAERVLELVLASLDEPRKPKPGLTRIRRNLFRRGSLSRK
- the mraZ gene encoding division/cell wall cluster transcriptional repressor MraZ — its product is MFRGATMVNLDSKGRLAVPTRYRDLLNEESQGQMVCTIDLHQPCLLLYPLPEWEIIEQKLSRLSSMNPAERRVQRLLLGHASECQMDSAGRLLLASTLRQHAGLTKEVMLVGQFNKFELWDEQTWYQQVKDDIDAEQSTQEPLSERLQDLSL
- the rsmH gene encoding 16S rRNA (cytosine(1402)-N(4))-methyltransferase RsmH — encoded protein: MLENYKHTTVLLDEAVNGLNIRSNGTYIDGTFGRGGHSRLILSQLGPEGRLLAIDRDPQAIAAAESIDDPRFTIVHGPFSDLSHYVRERELVGQIDGVLLDLGVSSPQLDDAERGFSFMRDGPLDMRMDPSTGLSAAEWLMKAEADDIAWVLKTFGEERFAKRIARAIVEKNRVEPMTRTKQLADLIADASPFREKHKHPATRSFQAIRIYINSELEEIERALDGALEVLAPEGRLSIISFHSLEDRIVKRFMRHHSRGAQVPAGIPLTEEQLRGMGGRTLKALGKMMPSDAEVAENPRARSSVLRIAERMPA
- the ftsL gene encoding cell division protein FtsL, with amino-acid sequence MIGNERHGLVGVIGGDLLRNAKIPLILLVASLVSAVFVVTTAHRTRLLTAEREQLVLERDALDIEWRNLILEENALGDHSRVERISTEKLQMQHVDPSQENIIVKQ